The Aulosira sp. FACHB-615 genome has a segment encoding these proteins:
- a CDS encoding glycosyltransferase, with protein MKKQQLRIALFTGLYSPFLTGVSVAVHQRVRWLLQQGHEVLLVHPEINNKYPKKVSDRPMPGLDELKSFPTFSSYKFPTEPLIFYKSLPQPLNYRHWSDNKLLKQFQPDIIVVEEAAQMRGVYSAFLQGYGRPVGVGYAKKTHTPIVSVFHTDIVAYIKYYLGDTFFNFLRPIIPLIVKQFSESYDLNLFSSKEQLVKYQNLQCKRSEYLPYQGINCEKFHPQNIIHNPIPNDNRPTLLFVGRVTAEKNVPQLIDAFPIIAAKVPDVHLVIVGSGPLDAEIRRRAAKFGSGITIWGESHGTELLGWFARADIFVNPSVTENFCTTTNEALASGTPVVAVTAPSTSEQVFPGQNGFLAEPNNPRDFAQKVIAILENPELKAAMSEQARPSILQYDWSACMEKFEARLYEVVETSQPRKPTVVG; from the coding sequence ATGAAAAAGCAACAGCTACGCATTGCACTGTTTACAGGATTATACTCTCCTTTTCTGACAGGAGTTTCCGTTGCAGTCCATCAAAGAGTTCGCTGGTTGCTACAACAAGGACATGAAGTTTTACTTGTCCATCCAGAAATCAACAATAAGTATCCCAAAAAAGTGAGCGATCGCCCCATGCCAGGGCTAGATGAGTTAAAATCTTTTCCGACTTTTTCTTCATACAAATTCCCCACAGAGCCTTTAATCTTTTATAAGTCTCTTCCCCAACCATTAAATTATCGTCATTGGAGTGATAATAAACTACTAAAACAATTTCAACCAGATATTATTGTGGTTGAAGAAGCAGCCCAAATGCGAGGAGTGTATTCAGCCTTTTTACAAGGTTATGGTCGTCCTGTTGGAGTAGGATATGCAAAAAAAACTCATACTCCAATTGTTTCAGTTTTTCATACTGATATTGTTGCCTACATTAAATATTATTTAGGCGATACATTTTTCAACTTCCTGCGCCCGATTATTCCTCTGATAGTTAAACAGTTTAGTGAATCTTACGATCTGAATTTATTTTCTTCTAAAGAACAGCTTGTAAAATATCAAAACCTCCAATGTAAACGAAGTGAATATCTTCCCTATCAAGGAATTAATTGCGAAAAATTTCATCCCCAAAATATCATTCATAATCCAATACCGAATGATAATCGTCCGACATTACTCTTTGTAGGACGTGTGACAGCCGAAAAAAATGTGCCTCAATTAATAGATGCTTTTCCAATAATTGCCGCTAAAGTTCCTGATGTGCATTTAGTGATTGTTGGTAGCGGCCCCTTAGATGCCGAAATTCGTCGGCGTGCAGCAAAATTTGGTTCTGGTATTACTATCTGGGGTGAGTCACACGGTACAGAACTTTTAGGTTGGTTTGCGCGTGCAGATATATTTGTCAACCCTTCAGTAACAGAAAACTTCTGCACCACAACTAACGAAGCCTTAGCTTCGGGAACTCCTGTAGTAGCCGTAACTGCACCTTCAACATCAGAACAAGTATTTCCTGGTCAGAATGGCTTTTTAGCAGAACCAAATAACCCCAGAGATTTTGCTCAAAAGGTAATCGCTATCCTAGAAAATCCTGAACTCAAAGCCGCAATGAGTGAACAAGCTCGTCCTTCTATTCTTCAGTATGATTGGTCTGCTTGTATGGAGAAGTTTGAGGCCAGACTTTACGAAGTGGTGGAAACTTCCCAACCACGAAAACCTACAGTTGTGGGATAA
- a CDS encoding AAA-like domain-containing protein produces the protein MANKVLEQAPKQMGKSSLMTRILVYSKNLGYQTVFVSLQLANDEILQNLERFLQSIFSRSPVANQQLGDTDEKLVFRRSQMIRTHVEQ, from the coding sequence ATCGCTAATAAAGTTCTAGAGCAAGCCCCTAAGCAAATGGGCAAAAGCTCCCTGATGACACGCATCTTGGTTTACTCTAAAAATCTGGGATATCAAACCGTTTTTGTGAGCTTGCAACTTGCCAACGACGAGATTTTACAGAACCTAGAACGCTTCCTTCAGTCCATTTTTTCGCGATCGCCTGTGGCAAATCAACAATTAGGAGACACCGATGAAAAGTTGGTATTTAGGCGCTCACAAATGATCAGGACTCACGTAGAACAATAG